From a region of the Dictyostelium discoideum AX4 chromosome 2 chromosome, whole genome shotgun sequence genome:
- the stip-1 gene encoding D111/G-patch domain-containing protein, with translation MNIEGDDEEFYNFNDIKKKRKFTKEDAIYGVFNDGWGDYEDEEESKMTEEEYYKMKKRYSTPVGFVASGIYEPNEHKLKNKDGENIDNDDDDGEEKKKKKKEKKEKKQKKKEKKEKKEKKNKKKNKYGGGGGNNYDDSDNDKSIEDKPVGGIGAALLSKMGYKGTGGLGRDGGGMVEPIKVQVRPKNAGLASVTELNVNSSDDSDDSDQSEGDTDSDNENKRSLGWKKKEPKLKYDFDEHLESTTTTTFKKKTTTTTATTTTSSTPQIVIDMRGPEARLYTGMEEIKHHKHHHHHQHNKEYQNITSILDDQSKPLSELKHNVDLLLKLKQIDIQNQDNKIKHENDKINNLTRGVEKLKLTIENDKEQIKKVTEILETITTVKKQLDQSQLDLKQLYKVFKKLKSNYPKEYQNFKLYNLQKELLEPLLKEKLNQWELESNSDNNDNSSLEISKKLSKEMVKWRQLFQESVSVLGEYQINVYFLIMRDLFLPKFKNYLRSQWDVKKPSNAATLISTWSDTLPDVIQEALLEQSILPKLKVAIEKWDPRTDPIPLDHWLLPWIPLLGSELESFYPLIRQKIISALQDWHPSDKSAIKILTPWKNIFQSNSMDSLLNRAIIPKLSKSIKDLEINPSNQKSPIEIQWLLRWSNLNNNDNNNNNNNNNNNDNNNNNNSITTTDNINLDSGLITLSTIICILEKDFFTRWLKILLEWLKSPDANLEEISNWYSGWKKQFPKEIISNDKIKSIFNISLNLMKKVLSNETIQKDDEILISQKINSLLNTNINNNNNNNNNINNSYQQQNQQQPIKPISSPSLNSSNNNNIDNISTKQMVEQLAIKNGLLFIPSEKKTNSGQQIYIFDKIPIIIERDLIMYNNNNNNRWEPANIQYLLDKSLNK, from the exons ATGAATATTGAGGGGGATGACGaagaattttataattttaatg atataaaaaaaaaaagaaaatttacaaaagaaGATGCAATCTATGGTGTATTTAATGATGGATGGGGAGattatgaagatgaagaagaatcTAAAATGACAGAGGaggaatattataaaatgaaaaaaagatattcaaCACCAGTTGGTTTCGTTGCAAGTGGTATTTATGAACCAAATGaacataaattaaaaaataaagatggtgaaaatattgacaacgatgatgatgacggtgaagaaaaaaaaaaaaaaaaaaaagaaaaaaaagaaaagaaacaaaagaaaaaagagaaaaaagaaaaaaaagaaaagaaaaataaaaaaaagaataaatatggtggtggtggtggtaataattatgatgatagtgataatgataaatcaattgaagataAACCAGTTGGTGGTATTGGTGCAgctttattatcaaaaatggGTTATAAAGGTACAGGTGGTTTAGGTCGTGATGGTGGCGGTATGGTTGAACCAATTAAAGTACAAGTTAGACCTAAAAATGCTGGTTTAGCATCTGTTACAGAATTAAATGTTAATAGTAGTGATGATAGCGACGATAGTGATCAAAGTGAAGGTGATACTGAtagtgataatgaaaataagaGATCATTAGGttggaaaaagaaagaaccaaaattaaaatatgattttGATGAACATTTAGaatcaacaactacaacaacttttaaaaagaaaactaccacaacaacagcaacaacaacaacatcatcaacacctCAAATTGTAATTGATATGCGTGGTCCAGAAGCAAGATTGTATACAGGTATGGAAGAAATCAAACATCAtaaacatcatcatcatcatcaacataaTAAAGAATATCAAAATATTACATCAATATTAGATGATCAATCAAAACCATTAAGTGAATTAAAACATAATgtagatttattattaaaattaaaacaaattgatattcaaaatcaagataataaaattaaacatgaaaatgataaaatcaataatttaacaaGAGGTGTtgagaaattgaaattaactattgaaaatgataaagaacaaattaaaaaagtaacaGAGATTTTAGAAACAATAACAACCGTAAAGAAACAATTGGATCAATCGCAATtagatttaaaacaattatataAAGTTTTCaagaaattgaaatcaaATTATCCAAAAGaatatcaaaattttaaattatataatttacaaaaagaattattagaaccattattaaaggagaaattaaatcaatggGAATTAGAATcaaatagtgataataatgataatagtagtTTAGAAATTAGTAAAAAACTTTCAAAAGAAATGGTGAAATGGAGACAACTTTTTCAAGAGAGTGTATCAGTTTTGGGTGAATATCAAATCAATGtttactttttaattatGAGAGATTTGTTTTTACcaaagtttaaaaattaccttagAAGTCAATGGGATGTAAAGAAACCTTCAAATGCTGCAACACTAATTTCGACATGGTCCGATACATTACCAGACGTTATTCAAGAGGCATTATTGGAACAATCGattttaccaaaattaaaagttgcAATAGAGAAATGGGATCCTAGAACTGATCCTATACCATTGGATCATTGGTTATTACCTTGGATACCATTATTAGGTAGTGAATTGGAATCATTCTATCCTTTAATTCGTCAAAAGATAATTAGTGCCTTACAAGATTGGCATCCTTCTGATAAATCTGCAATAAAGATTTTAACACCATGGAAAAATATTTTccaatcaaattcaatggattctttattaaatagaGCAATCAttccaaaattatcaaaatcaattaaagatttagaaattaatccttcaaatcaaaaatcaCCAATTGAAATTCAATGGTTATTAAGATggtcaaatttaaataataatgataataataataataataataataataacaataatgataataataataataataattcaataacaacaacagataatattaatttagatTCTGGATTAATAACATTATCAACAATAATTTGTATATTAGAAAAGGATTTCTTTACACGTtggttaaaaattttattggaATGGTTAAAATCACCAGATGCAAATTTAGAggaaatttcaaattggtATAGTGGTTGGAAAAAACAATTCCCAAAAGAAAtcatttcaaatgataaaattaaatcaatatttaatatttctttaaatttaatgaaaaaagtattatcaaatgaaacCATTCaaaaagatgatgaaattttaatttctcaaaaaattaattcacttttaaatacaaatattaataataataataataataataataatattaataattcatatcaacaacaaaatcaacaacaaccaataaaaccaatttcatcaccatctttaaatagtagtaataataataatattgataatatatcAACTAAACAAATGGTTGAACAATTAgcaattaaaaatggtttattatttataccatctgaaaagaaaacaaattCAGGTCaacaaatttatattttcgaTAAGAttccaataataattgaaagaGATTTAATtatgtataataataataataataataggtGGGAACCTGCtaatattcaatatttattagataagtcattaaataaataa
- the fslM-1 gene encoding G-protein-coupled receptor family protein (Similar to GPCR): MKSIFIIIFILYVFQVNSQTIYPIDPSGKCEQYIGDTPSSPCSKFLNNLAYTSIINFLKKNKNKKDSIYVSSNATQQNAMKKLDEYFGILGAIGTSGCKSDSLTYKTLCSIYLPGCESFTNNQTNITIAIPKRICYNTCNNVTTKCGVPKFYFSCDQIEPVSGLPMFPLNYSEFNLTNYDVGNPNYTVQCYGPLSDNTMVNLDSSYCPPPLFYHNSTDHDADYDRGYLFVSETSNCVVPNPVPLYTNEQWDQLYNLSNTLAVLSTFGSLYLLVTFIILNPKVTSFDRMYGFFNGSVFMMSLSGVILFIAGGPRALIKDGGARISVFEDPLCSSTGFIFQLFAINAILFWAYMGFDLWWRVKYITKPLNIQKYYVPIAFTISFIFSVIPLATKNYRMVRGNIHCWVHKAVLQNTLFFGPLGLTLTISTGFIGLVIYEIYKIVKATGRGGIMKLEIKPILNIVLIYFSFVYIFAFNFHNDNNSKNTYGSIDEFFQCTLESDDPSKCTVGGPSIGSLGYFIYCIRIYGIYCFFLQGLNERAFKIWKRSIVFNNRFILFIKVKLFSMDNNSPSESGNSSTTAGTSTTINNSNINKKNNNSKPTLSTMDSNAFSKNNDSDSDFDDYDPYHKKQNDIEIGSVNIK; encoded by the exons atgaaatcaatatttattattatttttattttatatgtttttCAAGTAAATAGCCAAACAATATATCCGATTGATCCAAGTGGGAAATGTGAGCAATATATAGGAGATACACCATCTTCGCCAtgttcaaaatttttaaataatttgg catatacatcaattattaattttcttaaaaaaaataaaaataaaaaagattctATATATGTATCATCAAATGCAACACAACAAAATGCAATGAAAAAATTGGATGAATATTTTGGAATTTTAGGTGCTATTGGTACATCTGGTTGTAAAAGTGACTCATTAACATATAAGACATTATGTTCAATT tatttaccAGGATGTGAAAGttttacaaataatcaaaCAAATATTACAATTGCAATACCAAAAAGGATTTGTTATAATACATGTAATAATGTTACAACTAAATGTGGTGTaccaaaattttattttagttgtGATCAAATTGAACCTGTTAGTGGGTTACCAATGTTTCCATTAAATTATtcagaatttaatttaacaaattatGATGTTGGTAATCCAAATTATACAGTTCAATGCTATGGACCATTATCAGATAATACAATGGTTAATTTAGATTCATCATATTGTCCACCTCCTTTATTTTATCATAATTCAACTGATCATGATGCAGATTATGATAGaggttatttatttgtttccGAAACTAGTAATTGTGTAGTACCAAATCCCGTTCCACTTTACACCAATGAACAATGGGATCAActttataatttatcaaatactCTTGCAGTTTTATCAACATTTGGTTCATTATATCTTTTAGTTACATTTATTATTCTAAATCCAAAAGTTACAAGTTTTGATAGAATGTATGGATTTTTTAATGGTTCAGTTTTCATGATGAGTTTATCGGGTGTAATACTATTCATTGCAGGTGGACCAAGAGCATTAATTAAAGATGGTGGTGCTAGAATATCAGTTTTTGAAGATCCATTATGTTCAAGTACAGGtttcatttttcaattatttgcAATTAAtgcaattttattttgggcATATATGGGATTTGATTTATGGTGGAGGGTTAAATATATTACTAAACCATTAAATATACAAAAATATTATGTACCAATTGCATTTACAATCTCTTTCATTTTTAGTGTTATACCATTAGCAACTAAAAATTATAGAATGGTTAGAGGAAATATTCA ttgttGGGTACATAAAGCAGTATTACAAAATACACTCTTCTTTGGACCATTAGGATTAACATTAACAATTAGTACAGGATTTATTGGATTAGTAATTTATgagatttataaaattgttaAAGCAACAGGTAGAGGTGGTATTATGAAATTAGAGataaaaccaattttaaatattgttttaatttatttttcatttgtttatatatttgcatttaattttcataatgataataattcaaagaaTACATATGGTAGTATTGATGAATTCTTTCAATGTACATTAGAGAGTGATGATCCTTCAAAGTGCACAGTTGGTGGTCCATCTATAGGTTCATTAGGCTATTTCATTTATTGTATTAGAATTTATGGAATttattgtttctttttaCAAGGTTTAAATGAGAGagcttttaaaatttggaaaagatcaattgtatttaataatagatttattttattcattaaagTTAAATTATTCTCAATGGATAATAATTCACCTTCTGAGAGTGGTAATTCATCAACAACTGCTGgtacttcaacaacaattaacaatagtaatataaataaaaaaaataataatagtaaaccAACTTTATCAACAATGGATTCAAAtgcattttcaaaaaataatgattctgATTCAGATTTTGATGATTATGACCCATAtcataaaaaacaaaatgatattgaaattggttctgttaatataaaataa